The Plutella xylostella chromosome 9, ilPluXylo3.1, whole genome shotgun sequence genome has a segment encoding these proteins:
- the LOC119690330 gene encoding uncharacterized protein LOC119690330 isoform X1, with translation MDLNETLGQFWTNEKVPEIFSEKSPEHELCEQIFQNSVELKDKQFQVPLPLKLPLSEVKETLGDSFNLALKRFHNLEKKLMANPELFMQYKQFIHEFLSLGHGHYVDIEMYDINKQAAYYMPHHAIIKPESKTTKVRSVFDASMKTNKKVSLNDLQLNGPVVQRDLFDIMLLFRLGRYTITSDIKRMFRNILVDPAFTSLQNILWRDDPSQPIKCIRLDRVTYGLKSSSYLATRCLIELANRYENEYPLAAFILRNNTYVDDVLYSHNDLATVREAKQQLCSLLSLGSFNTHKWSSNNELVLSDIPLEDQHFDSIDLQKDNYNMKTLGLQINTKEDNFIITSPGMFDTNLLTKRSILSYIGRCYDPIGFINPIIVVAKSIMQKLWINNTDWNSCPPTDVEREWIQFTEDLRVMEPIQINRNVRFSDEDTVELIGFADASSSTAHGCCIYLRVTTPTGNTTLHLLCSKSRINPIQKKGMTVPRLELNAALLLSKLMSKTYDTLKLKVNVSKVYLFSDSQIVLAWLKMELTNLQAYVANRVNVIRQHTVSWQWLYISTDNNPADLVSRGVRPHELSSCEQWWHGPRFLNDSEYNFPITETNTSSDLPEVKHCLVLSSDHGSHTGPLEYVLERLVSNCSDLRKMVRLLAYILRFLNNMNKNKTKINHDYLSSAELNSALMLIIKYEQHKYFETEIDSLCKNNNLKGNLSNLHPFVDNEGLLRVGGRLDHADITYNQKHPVILPRESHITTLLIRSEHERLLHAGPKLLLSSLNQSFWICNGLSEVKKITHKCITCFRQKATVAKQLMGSLPASRVTSTNRAFVRVGVDFAGPIDVKLSRVRRSVIGKGYICVFVCFTTKAIHLELASDLTTDTFLACLRRQISRRGLMTEIHCDNASTFKGANNQLNELYKLQSSQNHRQQVYNFASQQGIQFHYIPCYSPTYGGIWESSVKSTKYHLKRVIGKNVLTYEQLSTVLCEIEAVLNSRPLLPLTADPTDYSYLTPGHFLIGNALMMYPESDITNIPQNTLKFWQICTQIKQSFWKVWHKNYLNVLQNRPKWKFDVCNVKLGSLVILKEDNAPPMMWPMARIVKLFPGHDSKVRAVEVRTPNNKSHIRAINKICILPIEDNI, from the exons ATGGATCTCAATGAAACACTAGGCCAATTTTGGACAAATGAAAAAGTACCTGAAATATTTTCAGAGAAGTCTCCAGAACATGAGCTCTGTGAGCAAATATTCCAAAATTCAGTAGAACTCAAAGATAAACAGTTTCAAGTTCCATTGCCCTTGAAATTACCTCTGTCTGAAGTAAAAGAGACACTAGGTGATTCATTTAATTTGGCTCTGAAAAGATTTCATAACTTAGAAAAGAAATTAATGGCAAACCCAGAGCTATTCATGCAATATAAACAATTCATACATGAATTTTTATCTCTTGGTCATGGTCACTATGTCGACATTGAGATGTATGACATCAATAAACAGGCAGCTTACTACATGCCTCACCATGCAATAATTAAGCCAGAGAGTAAAACAACAAAAGTACGCTCGGTGTTTGATGCGAGcatgaaaacaaacaaaaaagtatCATTGAATGACTTACAGTTGAATGGTCCTGTGGTTCAGAGAGATCTATTTGATATTATGCTGTTGTTcagattaggtaggtataccatTACCTCAGACATCAAGCGCATGTTCAGGAACATCCTGGTAGATCCAGCGTTCACATCGCTGCAAAACATTCTCTGGAGGGACGATCCCAGTCAACCTATAAAATGCATTAGACTAGATAGGGTAACCTATGGTCTCAAGAGTTCGAGTTATTTAGCTACTAGATGTTTAATAGAACTAGCTAACAGGTATGAGAATGAATATCCCTTAGCTGCATTCATACTAAGGAACAACACTTATGTCGACGACGTGTTGTATTCTCACAATGATTTAGCCACAGTACGTGAAGCTAAACAACAATTATGCTCGTTATTGAGTTTAGGCAGTTTTAACACTCATAAGTGGTCCTCCAACAACGAGTTGGTTTTGTCAGATATACCATTGGAGGATCAACACTTTGACAGTATTGATTTGCAAAAAGACAACTACAATATGAAAACCCTAGGTCTTCAGATTAATACTAAAGAGGATAATTTTATCATAACTTCACCAGGAATGTTCGATACAAATCTACTCACAAAAAGAAGCATACTTAGTTATATAGGTAGGTGCTACGATCCGATCGGTTTCATAAATCCGATAATAGTAGTAGCAAAATCAATAATGCAGAAGTTATGGATCAACAACACAGATTGGAATTCATGCCCTCCAACTGATGTAGAAAGGGAATGGATCCAATTCACCGAAGACTTAAGAGTCATGGAACCAATTCAAATCAATAGAAATGTAAGGTTTTCAGACGAAGACACAGTGGAGTTGATCGGGTTTGCAGATGCATCCA GTTCCACGGCACACGGTTGTTGCATCTATCTGCGAGTAACCACCCCAACAGGTAATACCACGTTACATCTACTCTGTTCTAAGTCTAGAATAAACCCTATACAAAAAAAGGGGATGACAGTGCCAAGGCTCGAATTGAATGCCGCACTATTGTTATCTAAATTAATGTCGAAAACATAcgacacattaaaattaaaagttaatgTGAGCAAAGTTTACTTATTTAGTGACTCACAGATTGTCCTAGCATGGCTCAAAATGGAATTAACGAATTTACAAGCATATGTCGCAAACAGAGTAAATGTAATCCGTCAGCACACCGTCAGCTGGCAATGGTTGTATATTAGTACTGATAATAACCCAGCTGACCTCGTAAGCAGAGGCGTCAGGCCGCATGAGCTGTCAAGTTGCGAGCAATGGTGGCACGGCCCACGTTTCCTGAATGACAGTGAGTATAACTTTCCTATTACTGAAACGAACACTTCATCTGATTTACCAGAAGTGAAGCACTGCTTAGTGCTCTCCAGCGACCACGGGTCTCACACAGGCCCGCTCGAGTATGTGTTGGAGCGCTTAGTCAGCAATTGTTCTGATCTTAGAAAGATGGTTAGACTCTTAGCATACATATTGCGATTTCtaaacaatatgaataaaaataaaactaaaataaatcaCGACTATTTGTCTAGTGCTGAATTAAATTCCGCTTTAATGCTTATAATAAAGTACGaacaacataaatatttcgAAACAGAGATAGATTCTTTGTGCAAAAATAACAATCTAAAAGGAAACTTGTCAAATTTACATCCTTTTGTAGATAACGAAGGCCTCCTGCGCGTAGGTGGTAGACTTGACCATGCTGATATAACTTACAACCAAAAACATCCAGTTATATTACCAAGAGAATCTCACATTACTACACTGCTTATTAGAAGTGAGCATGAAAGACTACTGCACGCAGGCCCTAAGCTATTATTAtctagtttaaatcaaagttTTTGGATTTGTAATGGATTATCagaagttaaaaaaataactcacAAATGTATTACATGTTTCAGACAAAAGGCTACAGTAGCCAAACAACTCATGGGTTCATTACCGGCTAGTAGAGTAACCTCTACCAATAGAGCTTTCGTGCGAGTAGGTGTAGACTTCGCTGGACCTATCGATGTTAAATTGTCACGCGTAAGACGCTCAGTAATTGGAAAAGGTTACATCTGcgtttttgtatgttttacaACAAAAGCTATTCACCTCGAGCTAGCTTCAGATTTAACCACCGACACGTTTCTCGCTTGCCTGCGAAGACAAATTTCGAGGAGAGGTCTTATGACTGAAATACATTGTGACAATGCTAGCACATTCAAAGGTGCCAATAATCAATTAAACGAACTCTATAAGTTGCAAAGCTCACAAAATCACCGTCAGCAAGTTTATAATTTCGCTTCTCAACAGGGTATTCAATTCCATTACATACCATGTTATTCACCGACGTACGGAGGGATATGGGAATCGTCCGTGAAAAGTACAAAGTACCACCTGAAAAGGGTGATAGGTAAAAATGTGTTAACCTACGAACAGTTAAGTACTGTGCTGTGTGAAATCGAAGCAGTCCTCAACTCTAGACCGTTGCTACCCTTGACCGCTGACCCAACTGACTACTCTTACCTTACACCAGGTCATTTTTTAATTGGTAACGCCTTAATGATGTACCCTGAAAGCGATATCACTAATATCCCACAAAATACATTAAAGTTTTGGCAAATTTGTACTCAAATCAAACAATCATTTTGGAAAGTCTGGcacaaaaactatttaaatgtattacaAAATAGACCTAAGTGGAAATTTGATGTATGTAATGTTAAACTAGGTAGTctagttattttaaaagagGACAACGCACCTCCAATGATGTGGCCCATGGCCAGGATTGTAAAACTCTTCCCCGGGCATGACAGCAAGGTTAGAGCTGTAGAAGTGAGAACTCCTAATAATAAGTCTCACATTagggctataaataaaatttgcatATTACCTATTGAGGataatatttag
- the LOC119690330 gene encoding uncharacterized protein LOC119690330 isoform X2 — MDLNETLGQFWTNEKVPEIFSEKSPEHELCEQIFQNSVELKDKQFQVPLPLKLPLSEVKETLGDSFNLALKRFHNLEKKLMANPELFMQYKQFIHEFLSLGHGHYVDIEMYDINKQAAYYMPHHAIIKPESKTTKVRSVFDASMKTNKKVSLNDLQLNGPVVQRDLFDIMLLFRLGRYTITSDIKRMFRNILVDPAFTSLQNILWRDDPSQPIKCIRLDRVTYGLKSSSYLATRCLIELANRYENEYPLAAFILRNNTYVDDVLYSHNDLATVREAKQQLCSLLSLGSFNTHKWSSNNELVLSDIPLEDQHFDSIDLQKDNYNMKTLGLQINTKEDNFIITSPGMFDTNLLTKRSILSYIGRCYDPIGFINPIIVVAKSIMQKLWINNTDWNSCPPTDVEREWIQFTEDLRVMEPIQINRNVRFSDEDTVELIGFADASSSTAHGCCIYLRVTTPTGNTTLHLLCSKSRINPIQKKGMTVPRLELNAALLLSKLMSKTYDTLKLKVNVSKVYLFSDLQIVLAWLKMELTNLQAYVANRVNVIRQHTVSWQWLYISTDNNPADLVSRGVRPHELSSCEQWWHGPRFLNDSEYNFPITETNTSPDLPEVKHCLVLSSDHGSHTGPLEYVLERLVSNCSDLRKMVRLLAYILRFLNNMNKNKTKINHDYLSSAELNSALMLIIKYEQHKYFETEIDSLCKNYNLKGNLSNLHPFVDNEGLLRVGGRLDHADITYNQKHPVILPRESHITTLLIRSEHERLLHAGPKLLLSSLNQRFWICNGLSEVKKITHKCITCFRQKATVAKQLMGSLPASRVTSTNRAFVRVGVDFAGPIDVKLSRVRRSVIGKGYICVFVCFTTKAIHLELASDLTTDTFLACLRRQISRRGLMTEIHCDNASTFKGANNQLNELYKLQSSQNHRQQVYNFASQQGIQFHYIPCYSPTYGGIWESSVKSTKYHLKRVIGKNVLTYEQLSTVLCEIEAVLNSRPLLPLTADPTDYSYLTPGHFLIGNALMMYPESDITNIPQNRLKFWQICTQIKQSFWKVWHKNYLNVLQNRPKWKFDVCNVKLGSLVILKEDNAPPMMWPMARIVKLFPGHDSKVRAVEVRTTNNKSHIRAINKICILPIEDNI, encoded by the coding sequence ATGGATCTCAATGAAACACTAGGCCAATTTTGGACAAATGAAAAAGTACCTGAAATATTTTCAGAGAAGTCTCCAGAACATGAGCTCTGTGAGCAAATATTCCAAAATTCAGTAGAACTCAAAGATAAACAGTTTCAAGTTCCATTGCCCTTGAAATTACCTCTGTCTGAAGTAAAAGAGACACTAGGTGATTCATTTAATTTGGCTCTGAAAAGATTTCATAACTTAGAAAAGAAATTAATGGCAAACCCAGAGCTATTCATGCAATATAAACAATTCATACATGAATTTTTATCTCTTGGTCATGGTCACTATGTCGACATTGAGATGTATGACATCAATAAACAGGCAGCTTACTACATGCCTCACCATGCAATAATTAAGCCAGAGAGTAAAACAACAAAAGTACGCTCGGTGTTTGATGCGAGcatgaaaacaaacaaaaaagtatCATTGAATGACTTACAGTTGAATGGTCCTGTGGTTCAGAGAGATCTATTTGATATTATGCTGTTGTTcagattaggtaggtataccatTACCTCAGACATCAAGCGCATGTTCAGGAACATCCTGGTAGATCCAGCGTTCACATCGCTGCAAAACATTCTCTGGAGGGACGATCCCAGTCAACCTATAAAATGCATTAGACTAGATAGGGTAACCTATGGTCTCAAGAGTTCGAGTTATTTAGCTACTAGATGTTTAATAGAACTAGCTAACAGGTATGAGAATGAATATCCCTTAGCTGCATTCATACTAAGGAACAACACTTATGTCGACGACGTGTTGTATTCTCACAATGATTTAGCCACAGTACGTGAAGCTAAACAACAATTATGCTCGTTATTGAGTTTAGGCAGTTTTAACACTCATAAGTGGTCCTCCAACAACGAGTTGGTTTTGTCAGATATACCATTGGAGGATCAACACTTTGACAGTATTGATTTGCAAAAAGACAACTACAATATGAAAACCCTAGGTCTTCAGATTAATACTAAAGAGGATAATTTTATCATAACTTCACCAGGAATGTTCGATACAAATCTACTCACAAAAAGAAGCATACTTAGTTATATAGGTAGGTGCTACGATCCGATCGGTTTCATAAATCCGATAATAGTAGTAGCAAAATCAATAATGCAGAAGTTATGGATCAACAACACAGATTGGAATTCATGCCCTCCAACTGATGTAGAAAGGGAATGGATCCAATTCACCGAAGACTTAAGAGTCATGGAACCAATTCAAATCAATAGAAATGTAAGGTTTTCAGACGAAGACACAGTGGAGTTGATCGGGTTTGCAGATGCATCCAGTTCCACGGCACACGGTTGTTGCATCTATCTGCGAGTAACCACCCCAACAGGTAATACCACGTTACATCTACTCTGTTCTAAGTCTAGAATAAACCCTATACAAAAAAAGGGGATGACAGTGCCAAGGCTCGAATTGAATGCCGCACTATTGTTATCTAAATTAATGTCGAAAACATAcgacacattaaaattaaaagttaatgTGAGCAAAGTTTACTTATTTAGTGACTTACAGATTGTCCTAGCATGGCTCAAAATGGAATTAACGAATTTACAAGCATATGTCGCAAACAGAGTAAATGTAATCCGTCAGCACACCGTCAGCTGGCAATGGTTGTATATTAGTACTGATAATAACCCAGCTGACCTCGTAAGCAGAGGCGTCAGGCCGCATGAGCTGTCAAGTTGCGAGCAATGGTGGCACGGCCCACGTTTCCTGAATGACAGTGAGTATAACTTTCCTATTACTGAAACGAACACTTCACCTGATTTACCAGAAGTGAAGCACTGCTTGGTGCTCTCCAGCGACCACGGGTCTCACACAGGCCCGCTCGAGTATGTATTGGAGCGCTTAGTCAGCAATTGTTCTGATCTTAGAAAGATGGTTAGACTCTTAGCATACATATTGCGATTTCtaaacaatatgaataaaaataaaactaaaataaatcaCGACTATTTGTCTAGTGCTGAATTAAATTCCGCTTTAATGCTTATAATAAAGTACGaacaacataaatatttcgAAACAGAGATAGATTCTTTGTGCAAAAATTACAATCTAAAAGGAAACTTGTCAAATTTACATCCTTTTGTAGATAACGAAGGCCTCCTGCGCGTAGGTGGTAGACTTGACCATGCTGATATAACTTACAACCAAAAACATCCAGTTATATTACCAAGAGAATCTCACATTACTACACTGCTTATTAGAAGTGAGCATGAAAGACTACTGCACGCAGGCCCTAAGCTATTATTAtctagtttaaatcaaagatTTTGGATTTGTAATGGATTATCagaagttaaaaaaataactcacAAATGTATTACATGTTTCAGACAAAAGGCTACAGTAGCCAAACAACTCATGGGTTCATTACCGGCTAGTAGAGTAACCTCTACCAATAGAGCTTTCGTGCGAGTAGGTGTAGACTTCGCTGGACCTATCGATGTTAAATTGTCACGCGTAAGACGCTCAGTAATTGGAAAAGGTTACATCTGcgtttttgtatgttttacaACAAAAGCTATTCACCTCGAGCTAGCTTCAGATTTAACCACCGACACGTTTCTCGCTTGTCTGCGAAGACAAATATCGAGGAGAGGTCTTATGACTGAAATACATTGTGACAATGCTAGCACATTCAAAGGTGCCAATAATCAATTAAACGAACTCTATAAGTTGCAAAGCTCACAAAATCACCGTCAGCAAGTTTATAATTTCGCTTCTCAACAGGGTATTCAATTCCATTACATACCATGTTATTCACCGACGTACGGAGGCATATGGGAATCGTCCGTGAAAAGTACAAAGTACCACCTGAAAAGGGTGATAGGTAAAAATGTGTTAACCTACGAACAGTTAAGTACTGTGCTGTGTGAAATCGAAGCAGTCCTCAACTCTAGACCGTTGCTACCCTTGACCGCTGACCCAACTGACTACTCTTACCTTACACCAGGTCATTTTTTAATTGGTAACGCCTTAATGATGTACCCTGAAAGCGATATCACTAATATCCCACAAAATAGATTAAAGTTTTGGCAAATTTGTACTCAAATCAAACAATCATTTTGGAAAGTCTGGcacaaaaactatttaaatgtattacaAAATAGACCTAAGTGGAAATTTGATGTATGTAATGTTAAACTAGGTAGTctagttattttaaaagagGACAACGCACCTCCAATGATGTGGCCCATGGCCAGGATTGTAAAACTCTTCCCCGGGCATGACAGCAAGGTTAGAGCTGTAGAAGTGAGAACTACTAATAATAAGTCTCACATTagggctataaataaaatttgcatATTACCTATTGAGGATAATATTTAG